One Alligator mississippiensis isolate rAllMis1 chromosome 12, rAllMis1, whole genome shotgun sequence DNA window includes the following coding sequences:
- the PRRC2B gene encoding protein PRRC2B isoform X5, whose protein sequence is MSDRLGQITKGKDGKSKYSTLSLFDKYKGKSIEAIRTTVIPRHGLQSLGKVAAARRMPPPANLPSLKSENKGNDPNVIIVPKDGTGWANKQDQPDQKSSSATAAQPQESLPQQGLQKSVSNLQKPTQSISQESTISAPGGPKSWAQLNGKPAGHEGGSRASSRLLSFSPEEFPTLKAAGEQDKVGKEKGALDLSYGPGPSLRPQNVTSWREGGGRNITSATSLTASPAEPGSKTSSTGDGAPSSASASDPKEPSLRPAQPVRKGASQFMGNVYQPPTYHDMLPAFMCPQQPPETPASLDRGSFPLPQLRLEPRVPFRQYQMNDQDGKENRLGMSRPTRPLRQQAERAPRPTIINAENLKGLDDLDNDADDGWAGIHDEVDYSEKLKFSEDEEEEENLKDGRQKWNSWDPRRQRQLSLSSADSADVKHPLEEGKNWADSVGLSRGVRKVQDPPQPPRKLNGWTSTSEYQKPPVGSVLRQQSLEEKEEKVPLRQKFIHSEISEAVERARRRREEEERRAREERLAACAAKLKQLDQKCKLAQKTGEAQKHVENEELKTPTTEKATVQENSHAFRRATPEFHAQEASAGYLEEETATTTAAAQSSSEEELQEATSPAQEFNKYQKSLPPRFQRQQQQQQQEHLYKMQHWQQQQVYPPPSHSHPQRTFYPPHPQMLGFDPRWMMMPSYMDPRMAQGRTPVDFYPSALHPSGIMKPMIQQDSIGGSICRSEEQNCQTSMQQERKAPSLDPAPVWGQESYASLQSKGYALSHQKQVESVAVEGLHARSDSSYSASSGRSEAVSTQRDLFEERGEEYLNTFEKKAQADFDSCLSSQRLGQDLLFQHQEKVQDACVSGSRHASLRCSPLESDFVQADKKPEYNGWDISHQQKPSEAAAEADEEASRDEHSFSADPWKKEMTTSKPPVEETTEWAPENRNSSTQHQEQMGRTRRSGPIKKPVLKALKVEEKEKELEKSKLEGEGASCPAKEKAPVHKVENESEEPAALLNSTHYLLDDKGSSPTGITRDTEKTQEEEEEDEEEEKPERAWENKLSRESNDLPPTKRNNWIFIDEEQAFGGRGQGRGRGRGFREFSFRGRGTVVGSRGVYSNPRSSRGRGLREFNQQEDFPRGKPRRRIASETHSEGSEYEELPKRRRQRGSENSNEGSALEREENDVKKGDFKESWRSNKIYSDDHNSLDPKMRAPRAFGRSLPPRLSNSGYGRRGFASKEPCQWQGRSGGTVWQDYNHSAPSDTFGARRQPDRDYLQDSYKHSDSFPGRGFEETPIEDKRHFFQEDYSADPENIENRPFRRRRPPRQDKPPRFRRLRQERESVGQWSPEEGGTNLLPSQWPGRPKLAAAEKNGISGQRSPELSYQNSSDHANEEWETASESSDFSERRERREGVAESEVQLDGGLAGSTLGEKRELAKRSFSSQRPLVDRQSRKAESTGFGEQSMRASGGAASCYESKRSPEEGGSLGNASSGSSHSVYSLERASHTNSDSAEGPGKKVEKEPKSTAQRASDKGEAMSQFELNYGNAIIDNRVSSTAEENEVGSVAGEGFIEVLTKKQRRLLEEERRKKEQAAQAPAKGRVLQSRIPPRFAKKQSSMCLEQGDVAVSGNSLGTEIWESNSPALSVQSPGSDSWSKPVNGFNGTETSPTEQGFKGSQGDSGIDLSAESRESSATSSQRSSPYGTLKPEEMNGAGLVDPKPDCQKEQVQKQSDKKDSDQGSGQNKEHKPGPIGNERSLKNRKGSEGTERLEGNIPPVNGVEIHVDSVLPVPSIEFGVNPKDSDFSLPPGSSSGTATNPVAKLHDALASNAGLTQSIPILRRDHHLPRCIGLNPMSFPTADLTLKMESARKAWENSPSLPEQSSPGGAGSGIQPPSSVGASSGVSYSSFGGVSMPPMPVASVAPSASIPGNHIPPLYLDGHVFASQPRLVPQTIPQQQSYQQAAAAQQIPISLHTSLQAQAQLGLRGGLPVSQSQEIYSSIQPFRSQVYMHPSLSQPNTMVLTGGTALKPPYSAFPGMQPLEMVKTQSGSPYQPMNGSQTLVYEGQINQAAGMGASQMMDSQLTQLTMPMPGSQLPLPRYGSGQQPLILPQSIQLPQGQNLPVGAPRRILPPGSQPSVLATSREMANRTCPPEDLYRLHTRTGLALPALVGSHLDQQSVWAPCRDTMCNRQNSEWMKIKPTWEQ, encoded by the exons ATGTCCGATCGTTTGGGGCAAATAACCAAGGGAAAGGATGGGAAAAGCAAGTACTCGACTCTCAGCCTGTTTGATAAGTATAAAGGAAAGTCAATAGAAGCTATCAGAACTACAG TTATTCCTAGACATGGCTTGCAGAGTCTCGGGAAAGTTGCTGCTGCCCGGCGTATGCCACCTCCTGCCAACTTGCCAAGCTTGAAGTCTGAGAACAAAGGAAACGACCCCAACGTCATTATCGTACCCAAGGACGGTACAGGATGGGCAAACAAGCAGGATCAACCAGACCAAAAGAG TTCCAGTGCGACGGCTGCACAGCCGCAGGAGTCGCTGCCGCAGCAGGGTTTGCAGAAATCTGTCTCCAATTTACAGAAGCCGACACAATCGATCAGTCAGGAG AGTACAATTTCAGCGCCAGGTGGACCAAAGTCATGGGCGCAGCTGAATGGAAAGCCAGCAGGACACGAAGGTG GTTCAAGGGCCTCAAGCCGACTGTTATCCTTCTCTCCCGAGGAATTTCCGACGCTGAAAGCAGCAGGCGAGCAGGACAAGGTTGGCAAAGAAAAGGGCGCCTTAGATCTGTCGTATGGGCCAGGACCAAGCCTCCGCCCCCAGA ATGTCACTAGTTGGAGGGAGGGCGGTGGGAGGAACATTACCTCTGCCACGTCTCTGACCGCCTCCCCTGCTGAGCCGGGCAGCAAGACCTCTAGTACCGGAGATGGAGCCCCCTCCTCAGCGAGTGCCAGCGATCCTAAGGAGCCCTCTCTCCGCCCAGCTCAGCCTGTCCGTAAAGGGGCATCACAGTTCATGGGAAATGTGTACCAGCCACCTACATACCATGACATGCTACCTGCTTTT ATGTGTCCACAACAACCACCTGAGACCCCTGCCTCGCTGGACCGTGGgtctttccctctccctcagcTTCGACTTGAGCCCCGTGTCCCTTTCAGACAATACCAGATGAACGACCAAGACGG GAAAGAGAACAGACTTGGGATGTCTCGTCCAACTCGTCCACTTCGGCAGCAAGCAGAGCGGGCCCCCCGGCCCACCATTATCAATGCAGAAAACCTGAAGGGTCTGGATGACCTTGATAATGATGCAGATGATGGCTGGGCAG GCATTCATGATGAAGTGGACTACTCCGAGAAACTGAAGTTCAGTGaagatgaggaagaggaggaaaatctTAAAGATGGAAGACAGAAATG GAATAGCTGGGACCCCAGAAGGCAGCGGCAGCTGTCCCTGAGCTCCGCAGACAGCGCAGATGTCAAACACCCCCTGGAGGAAGGGAAGAACTGGGCGGATTCAGTGGGCTTGTCCCGGGGTGTCCGCAAAGTGCAGGACCCCCCGCAGCCTCCAAGGAAGCTCAATGGCTGGACCTCTACATCAGAATATCAG AAGCCCCCAGTGGGCAGTGTCCTCAGACAGCAGTCCctggaagagaaagaggagaaggtgcccctgaggcagaagtttaTCCACTCGGAGATCTCTGAGGCTGTGGAGCGAGCCAGGCGGCGACGGGAGGAGGAAGAGCGGCGAGCCAGAGAGGAACGTCTGGCAGCTTGTGCTGCCAAACTCAAGCAACTGGATCAGAAGTGCAAGCTGGCTCAGAAAACAGGAGAGGCCCAGAAACACGTGGAGAATGAAGAGCTGAAAACCCCCACCACGGAAAAGGCCACAGTTCAGGAGAACAGCCACGCCTTCCGAAGAG CAACTCCCGAATTCCATGCCCAGGAAGCCTCTGCTGGTTATCTAGAAGAGGAAACCGCAACCACAACAGCAGCTGCCCaaagcagcagtgaggaggagctCCAAGAAGCCACATCCCCAGCACAAGAATTCAACAAATACCAGAAATCGCTTCCCCCACGGTTCcaaagacagcagcagcaacagcagcag GAGCACCTGTACAAgatgcagcactggcagcagcagcaggtctaTCCTCCACCATCCCATTCGCACCCCCAGCGCACCTTCTATCCACCACACCCTCAGATGCTTGGGTTCGACCCTCGCTGGATGATGATGCCTTCTTACATGGACCCTCGCATGGCTCAGGGCCGCACCCCTGTGGATTTTTATCCTTCAGCCCTTCATCCTTCAG GAATTATGAAGCCCATGATTCAGCAGGACTCCATTGGCGGAAGCATCTGTAGGTCCGAGGAGCAGAATTGTCAGACATCTATGCAGCAGGAAAGGAAAgctccttctctggaccctgccccagtgtggggccaggagagctaTGCTTCTCTGCAGAGCAAGGGATATGCTCTCTCCCATCAGAAACAGGTGGAGAGcgtggctgtggagggactgcATGCCAG AAGCGATAGCTCTTACTCTGCTTCATCTGGAAGGTCAGAGGCTGTGAGCACTCAGCGGGATCTCTttgaggagagaggggaggagtACTTAAACACCTTTGAGAAGAAAGCCCAAGCCGACTTTGACAGCTGCCTGTCATCTCAAAGACTAGGCCAAGATCTTTTGTTTCAGCACCAGGAGAAGGTGCAGGATGCTTGTGTTTCTGGGAGCCGCCATGCAAGCTTGAGGTGTTCACCCCTGGAGTCCGACTTTGTACAAGCTGATAAGAAACCAGAGTATAATGGCTGGGACATCAGCCACCAGCAGAAACCCTCGGAGGCTGCCGCAGAGGCAGATGAAGAGGCTTCCAGGGATGAACACTCATTTAGTGCTGACCCCTGGAAGAAAGAAATGACTACCAGCAAGCCACCTGTGGAAGAGACAACGGAGTGGGCTCCTGAAAACAGAAACTCTAGCACTCAGCACCAAGAGCAGATGGGGCGGACACGGCGATCCGGCCCAATTAAAAAGCCAGTCCTGAAAGCCCTCAAGGTtgaggagaaagagaaggagctGGAGAAGAGTAAGCTGGAAGGAGAAGGTGCCTCATGCCCAGCAAAAGAAAAGGCCCCTGTCCACAAGGTAGAGAACGAGTCAGAAGAGCCAGCAGCCTTGCTAAACTCCACTCACTACCTCCTGGATGACAAAGGTTCTTCCCCAACCGGCATCACCCGAGACACCGAGAAAactcaggaggaagaggaggaggacgaAGAGGAAGAAAAACCTGAAAGAGCATGGGAGAATAAGCTGTCCCGAGAGTCTAATGACCTCCCTCCTACTAAACGAAACAACTGGATCTTTATCGATGAGGAGCAAGCCTTTGGTGGGAGAGGCCAAGGCCGTGGGAGAGGCCGGGGCTTCCGAGAGTTCAGCTTCAGGGGCCGTGGCACTGTGGTTGGCAGCAGGGGCGTCTACAGTAACCCAAGGAGCAGCCGAGGCCGTGGCCTCCGTGAGTTCAACCAGCAGGAAGACTTCCCCAGGGGCAAACCCAGGCGCAGGATCGCCAGCGAGACGCACAGTGAGGGGTCCGAGTACGAGGAGCTGCCCAAACGTCGCCGGCAGAGGGGATCGGAGAACAGCAATGAGGGCTCTGCTCTGGAGAGGGAGGAGAACGACGTGAAAAAGGGAGACTTCAAGGAGTCCTGGCGCTCCAACAAAATCTATTCAGATGATCACAACAGCCTTGACCCGAAGATGAGGGCCCCGAGAGCCTTTGGGAGGTCGCTACCCCCAAGACTGAGCAACTCTGGGTATGGGAGAAGAGGTTTTGCGTCCAAGGAGCCGTGTCAGTGGCAAGGGAGAAGCGGGGGAACTGTGTGGCAGGACTACAACCACAGCGCTCCATCGGACACTTTTGGGGCCAGGCGGCAGCCTGACCGGGACTATCTCCAGGACTCTTACAAGCACTCAGACTCCTTCCCTGGAAGGGGCTTTGAGGAGACTCCTATTGAGGACAAAAGGCACTTTTTCCAGGAAGATTACTCTGCCGACCCAGAGAACATAGAGAACAGGCCGTTCAGGAGGCGGCGGCCGCCACGGCAGGACAAACCCCCCCGCTTCCGGCGTCTCAGGCAGGAGAGAGAATCCGTGGGCCAGTGGAGCCCCGAGGAAGGGGGAACCAacctcctgcccagccagtggCCCGGAAGACCCAAGCTGGCCGCGGCGGAGAAGAACGGCATCTCTGGCCAGAGGTCTCCGGAGCTGTCCTACCAGAACTCATCAGATCATGCCAACGAGGAGTGGGAGACTGCGTCTGAAAGCAGTGACTTTAGTGAGCGGCGGGAGAGGCGTGAAGGGGTGGCCGAGAGTGAAGTGCAGCTGGACGGCggcctggctggcagcaccctgggagagaagagagagctgGCAAAGAGGAGCTTCTCGAGCCAGAGGCCTCTCGTGGACCGGCAGAGCCGTAAGGCGGAGTCCACAGGGTTTGGGGAGCAGTCGATGAGGGCCAGTGGCGGGGCGGCCTCCTGCTACGAGAGCAAAAG GTCCCCGGAAGAAGGTGGGAGTCTCGGCAATGCCAGCAGCGGAAGCAGCCACTCTGTGTACAGCCTGGAACGAGCTTCGCACACCAATTCGGACAGCGCTGAGGGCCCAGGTAAAAAGGTGGAGAAAGAGCCCAAGTCCACGGCCCAGAGAGCAAGTGACAAGGGAGAAGCCATGTCACAGTTCGAATTGAATTATGGAA ATGCCATCATTGACAATCGGGTTTCAAGCACAGCGGAGGAGAACGAAGTGGGTTCTGTGGCAGGCGAAGGCTTCATTGAGGTCCTCACTAAGAAGCAGCGCCGTTTGCTGGAAGAGGAACGCAGGAAGAAAGAACAAGCTGCCCAG GCACCAGCCAAAGGCCGCGTCCTTCAGTCTCGTATCCCTCCTCGATTTGCCAAGAAGCAGAGCAGCATGTGCCTAGAGCAAGGCGACGTAGCCGTGTCTGGAAACAGcctgggcacagaaatctgggaaaGCAATAGCCCAG CTCTCTCAGTTCAGTCACCTGGCAGCGATTCCTGGAGCAAGCCTGTGAATGGGTTTAACGGCACAGAAACCAGCCCCACTGAG CAGGGTTTTAAAGGCAGCCAGGGGGATAGTGGCATTGACTTGAGCGCAGAGTCTCGGGAATCCTCTGCTACCTCCTCTCAGCGCAGTTCTCCGTATGGCACCCTCAAACCAGAGGAGATGAATGGGGCTGGCCTGGTGGACCCAAAGCCCGACTGCCAGAAGGAGCAAGTGCAGAAGCAATCTGATAAAAAG GATTCAGATCAAGGCTcaggacagaacaaggaacacAAGCCCGGACCGATCGGCAACGAACGCTCCCTGAAAAACAGAAAGGGCTCGGAGGGGACGGAACGGCTGGAAGGGAATATCCCTCCTGTTAATGGGGTGGAAATTCACGTGGATTCTGTTCTTCCTGTGCCATCTATTGAATTTGGAGTAAATCCTAAA GACTCTGACTTCAGCCTGCCGCCTGGTTCTTCCTCCGGTACAGCAACTAACCCTGTCGCCAAACTGCACGATGCCTTGGCTAGTAAT GCGGGGTTAACGCAGTCCATTCCCATCCTGCGACGAGATCACCATCTCCCACGGTGCATCGGCCTGAACCCAATGTCCTTCCCCACGGCAGACCTCACTCTGAAG ATGGAGTCTGCCCGCAAAGCCTGGGAGAATTCCCCTAGCTTACCAGAACAGAGCTCTCCAGGAGGTGCTGGCTCGGGCATCCAGCCGCCTTCCAGCGTCGGAGCATCCAGTGGTGTTAGCTACAGCTCGTTTGGGGGCGTTTCCATGCCTCCTATGCCGGTGGCATCTGTAGCACCTTCTGCATCTATTCCAG GTAACCACATCCCACCCCTGTACCTTGACGGTCACGTGTTTGCAAGTCAGCCACGCCTGGTTCCTCAGACGATACCTCAGCAGCAAAGCTACCAACAG gctgctgctgctcagcagatTCCCATTTCCCTTCACACATCCTTACAAGCCCAGGCACAGCTTGGGCTCAGAGGTGGCCTGCCTGTGTCCCAGTCCCAGGAGATCTACAGCTCCATACAGCCCTTCAG GTCTcaggtgtacatgcaccccaGTCTGTCTCAGCCCAATACCATGGTTCTGACGGGAGGTACAGCTCTAAAGCCTCCATACTCCGCCTTCCCAGGCATGCAGCCCTTGGAGATGGTGAAAACACAGTCTGGGTCCCCTTACCAGCCAATGAATGGAAGCCAGACTCTGGTTTATGAAGGCCAGATAAATCAGGCAGCTGGTATGGGAGCTTCGCAGATGATGGACTCCCAGCTTACACAG CTAACGATGCCTATGCCTGGGTCCCAGCTTCCTCTGCCCCGTTACGGTTCTGGCCAGCAGCCACTGATCTTACCACAGTCCATCCAGCTTCCCCAGGGGCAGAATCTGCCTGTCGGAGCACCCCGCAGGATTCTCCCGCCTGGATCCCAGCCTTCTGTTCTTGCAACCAGCAGGGAG ATGGCAAACAGAACATGTCCTCCGGAGGATCTGTACCGTCTCCACACACGTACAG GCCTAGCTCTGCCAGCCCTAGTGGGAAGCCATCTGGACCAGCAGTCAGTATGGGCTCCATGCAGGGACACTATGTGCAACAG GCAAAACAGCGAGTGGATGAAAATAAAACCAACCTGGGAGCAGTGA